From Candidatus Methylomirabilota bacterium:
TGAACTGGTCGATCAGCTCGTCCATGACCTTGCCGTCCGCGCCGGTGAGCCCGTTCCAGTACGAGATGGTCGGCTTCGACTGGGCGGACGCGCGGCGAGCGACAACGGGAAGCGCAACGGCGGCGCCTGCGGCGGCGCGGAGAAACGCACGACGATCGAGCTTGACCGATGACCGGTTCATAGAGCCTCCTCGGCCTCTGATCGAGGCCGGAGGCACTATAGCGAGCCCGTCCGTCCCAAGTCAACACGCCCCGCGCGCGCCATTGACAGCCCCCGGTCCGTTCCCTAGACTTGCCGGGCCATGGCGCGGATCGGCATCGACCTCAGTCGTCGCATCGGACACGTTGACCGGCGCATCTTCGGCAACTTCATCGAGCACCTCGGCCGCTGCATCTACGGGGGCGTCTTCGACGAGGGCTCGCCGCTCAGCAATGCGAACGGCTACCGCCTCGATGTCCTCGACGCGGTCCGTCCGCTCCGCGTGCCCGTCCTCCGCTGGCCCGGTGGGAACTTCGTCAGCGGCTATCACTGGCTCGACGGCGTCGGGCCCGTCGCCGACCGCCCGCGCCGCAGCGAGCTGGCCTGGTACGCCGAGGAGTCGAACCGCTTCGGCACGAACGAGTTCATCGAGTACTGCCGCGTCATCGGCGCCGAGCCGTACATCTGCGTGAACATGGGCACGGGCACCATGGACGAGGCGCAGTCCTGGGTGGAGTACTGCAACGGCACGGGCAACACGTCGTGGGCGAACCTGCGCCGGGCGCACGGCTATCCCGAGCCCCACCGCGTGCGCTACTGGGGCCTCGGCAACGAGATGTACGGGGGCTGGCAGATCGGGAGCCTCAGCGCCGAGGACTACGTGAAGAAAGCGCGCACCCTGGCGCTCGTCATGAAGCGCACGGATCCCACGATCGAGCTGATCGGCTGCGGCCACAATGGATGGAGCGACTGGGACGCGGTGGTGCTCGAGGGCCTGGCGCCGATCATCGACTACCACAGCATCCACCTCTACACGGGCCACCCCGATCACTACACGACGGTCTTCCAGTCGCACCAGGCCGAGCGGGCGGTCCGGATCTGCGAAGCGCTCATCGAGCGGGTCCGTCACGCCCAGCGCATCGCGCATCCGATCCACATCGCGTTCGACGAATGGAATGTCTGGTACCGCACGCGGAGCCACGAGGATCGGGTCGGCGGCGTCGAAGAGCGCTACAACCTCTCGGACGCCCTGGCGGTGGCGACATACCTGAACGGATTCATCCGGCATTGTCGTACCGTTCGGCTCGCCAACTTCGCCCAGCTCGTCAACGCGATCGCCCCGATCTTCACGAACGCGGGGGGGCTCTTCCTGCAGACCATCTACCATCCGCTGCGGCTGTACGCCGAGCACACGCTCGAGACGGCCCTCGACGTCCACGTGGACTGCCCGACCTACGATCTGCCGCCCGGGCGGGAGGACGAGGGGGACGGACGCGTGCACCACGTGGCCGATCTCGGCCCATTCGCGATGCTGGACGCCTCAGCGACCTGCGACGTCGCCGCCGGCACGCTCACGCTTGCCGTCGTCAATCGCGACCGGGATCGCAGGCATGCGGCGATGATCGATCTTGCGGGCGCGGAGGTCAGCGGAGCCGTCCAGGTGTCGGAGGTCAACGGTCCCGACGTGACCGCGATGAACTCCTTCGAGCACCCCGATGCGGTCGGCGCCCGCGAGCGCCGGCTGGAGCCTCGCGACGGCAAGCTCGAGTACGACTTCCCCGCCCATTCGCTCAGCGTCCTGCGGATGCGGCTCCGGTCATAGCCAAGAGGACCGTCGCCCGGCGCTTACCAACGGGCCTCCGGGCCCGACAAGGATCCCCGCGTGCAGCTAGTAGTGAAACTCCGCCACGGTGACGTGACCCTGTTCGAGCGGGTACGTCCGCACCGTCATCGACTCGGCGTTCAGCCCGACGGGGACGCCGCGCGATGGGCCGGGCTCGAAGCGCTGCGTGGCTTCCGACGTTCCCGGCACGCCTTCGTTCACACCCGCCGGGACCTTACCGTCGAGCACGAAGGTGTCGCGGCCGTGGCCAAGATAGCCGCGCGGCCGCGTCAGCGTCACGAGCGCGCCGGCCCCGCGCTCCTTGTCCGCCGGCAGTCGCGGGCGCACGTGGACGTAGCGGCTCGAGCGTGGGAACGGGGTGCGATAGATGTGCGTGGTCGGGTAGCCCTCGGCGGTCAGGACGAACTCGTAGTAGGCGTCGGACCGGCCGCGGAAGGGGCCCCAGTGGCCGTCGGCGCCGATCGTCTTGCGGTGCGCCGGTTCGCCGCCGCGCCGCACTCCTGACGCGGGATCCACCTCGTAGACCTCCACCGTCGCGCCCAGCATCGGCACGTTCGTCGGCGTGCCGCCCGCGAAGCCACTCACCAGGCCGTCCAGAACGGGCGCCACCTGCGGGACCGGATCGAGCGTCTTGGGCTCGGCGCCGGTGATGAACGCGAACATCGTGTTGAAGGCGAGGCGGTGGAAGGCGACCTCTCGGTGATCGAGTCCGGAAAGCACGGCATTCGTGGCCCCGCGGAGCTCGGGCCCCGCGAACGTCACGCCCGTCGGCTGGCCTGGCATCCCGACGAACCGGCCCTCCGGCTGGGCGTACTTGTCGTTGCTGTCGCTGCGGATGGTCATGAAGCGGACGCCGGCGACGACTTCGTCCGGAGTATTGAGCCGCGTGAGGAATGACCCAGCGCCGTGGAACTCGTTGTTGAGGTTCGGGTTGGTCGCCTGGGTGCCGTGATTCGGAGAGCCGCCGAGGATGGCGTGGGAGACGTTGGGCGCGCCGCCGCCGAACTTGACGTAGTTGCGGATGGCGTTGCCGCCACGCGAGCTGCCAATGAGCACCACCTGCTTCTGCCCCGTGCGCGCCAGGATCTCGGCCACCTTCGCGGCCAGCTCGCGGAGCGCGTCGTCGGCGCTGCTGCGGTTCTCCTGTGGCTTCGTGTCGTCGGTACGCGCGCTCGGATGCGTGAAGTCGATGGCGAACAGCCGCGCGGGGTCGTAGCCGTTCGACTCGAAGCGCCACACGGTGGTGATCCAGAGCGCCGCGTTGTCGCCGTTGCCGTGCACGAAGAGAATCGGCGGCGACAGCTCCGCGCCGCGCGCGGGCGGCGCCAAGCCGGGGCCGGCGAGAAGAGAGGCGACGGCCACGATGGAGACCAAGGCGCGCATCGGCAGCGAGTATGCCCCAGCGCGAGCCCGTTTCAAGGGGGGGGTGAGGCCGGCGACCTCGGCGAAGCGGAGCGGCCCGCGAGGTGCTACATTCTCTCCCGGCCGCGGAATCCTCCACAGACCCGGAAAGGACGGACCATGGGAACGATCACGGGCTCGGAAGTACTGGCGCAGTCGCTCCGGTCGCAGGGCACCGACACCCTCTTCT
This genomic window contains:
- a CDS encoding alpha-L-arabinofuranosidase C-terminal domain-containing protein — encoded protein: MARIGIDLSRRIGHVDRRIFGNFIEHLGRCIYGGVFDEGSPLSNANGYRLDVLDAVRPLRVPVLRWPGGNFVSGYHWLDGVGPVADRPRRSELAWYAEESNRFGTNEFIEYCRVIGAEPYICVNMGTGTMDEAQSWVEYCNGTGNTSWANLRRAHGYPEPHRVRYWGLGNEMYGGWQIGSLSAEDYVKKARTLALVMKRTDPTIELIGCGHNGWSDWDAVVLEGLAPIIDYHSIHLYTGHPDHYTTVFQSHQAERAVRICEALIERVRHAQRIAHPIHIAFDEWNVWYRTRSHEDRVGGVEERYNLSDALAVATYLNGFIRHCRTVRLANFAQLVNAIAPIFTNAGGLFLQTIYHPLRLYAEHTLETALDVHVDCPTYDLPPGREDEGDGRVHHVADLGPFAMLDASATCDVAAGTLTLAVVNRDRDRRHAAMIDLAGAEVSGAVQVSEVNGPDVTAMNSFEHPDAVGARERRLEPRDGKLEYDFPAHSLSVLRMRLRS
- a CDS encoding alpha/beta fold hydrolase, giving the protein MRALVSIVAVASLLAGPGLAPPARGAELSPPILFVHGNGDNAALWITTVWRFESNGYDPARLFAIDFTHPSARTDDTKPQENRSSADDALRELAAKVAEILARTGQKQVVLIGSSRGGNAIRNYVKFGGGAPNVSHAILGGSPNHGTQATNPNLNNEFHGAGSFLTRLNTPDEVVAGVRFMTIRSDSNDKYAQPEGRFVGMPGQPTGVTFAGPELRGATNAVLSGLDHREVAFHRLAFNTMFAFITGAEPKTLDPVPQVAPVLDGLVSGFAGGTPTNVPMLGATVEVYEVDPASGVRRGGEPAHRKTIGADGHWGPFRGRSDAYYEFVLTAEGYPTTHIYRTPFPRSSRYVHVRPRLPADKERGAGALVTLTRPRGYLGHGRDTFVLDGKVPAGVNEGVPGTSEATQRFEPGPSRGVPVGLNAESMTVRTYPLEQGHVTVAEFHY